The following nucleotide sequence is from Stigmatopora nigra isolate UIUO_SnigA chromosome 20, RoL_Snig_1.1, whole genome shotgun sequence.
ACAAGCTTTTCCTTTTGAAGAGGAATGAAGACGACATTCCCGCAGCTTGGATTTGGCTTTCATCTTGGCGGAATGTGAAAAGACGAGGGTTTCGGgtgggatataaaaaaaaacaacagctgccGCTTAAAACAATAACGTCCCTATCAAACAGAGTGAAAAAAACAGGATCAGAGGCAAGTTCTCTTATTAGGAAGAGGCTGAAAACTGTTTGGAAAGATGAAAAGTGTTCAGAAAAAGCATTTTTACAGGCAGTTTTCACATCAGgatgcgtgtttttttttagggaaaatatAGGGATGAAAAATGGCCAATGCGTATTTCGTTTAGCTACAAAGAGAGCTGGGTAAGCGCACAAAAAGTCCTCGGGGTTGATCCCGTCTGAGACTGAGTGATCTGCGGACTAAGCCGGACCGCCTGCTGCTTCCCAAGTGCCGTTTAGCAGCGCATGGGAGGTTGGGGTGGGGGTTTATCGGGTGAGTTTTCAGGGAAATGAAGTTCGTTAAGGGGGACTTACCAGGAGGAGGGTCGTCTATCCGGCGAACTGGAGAGAGAACGCCTCCGGTAGCCTGAAGAAGAGCTCCGCGATCCAGAACGGGAACGGGATCGGTCTCCACTCCAGCGGAAAGACCCCCCAGGCGACAGACGGAGAGAAGACGGCGGCGAGACGGAGCCTCGTGAGGGGGAGCAGCTTAACGGCGGGGAACAGGAGGGAGAGCATGGGGGGCAGTCAAAGAGTAGGTCCAGAGGGGTACCCTCCCACGGGTAGAGGAAACGACTCTGGCGGCCTTCTCCTAACTCCAACTCATCGTGGAGGGACAACAGCCCTGAGTGCAAGTAGCCAGAACCTGGCAACCTTCGGGAGTCCGCCTCTTCTTCCTCAAGAGATGGAGGCGGGGCGACTTTGTTGGGTTTCTTGCCTGGTTCTTTGTCCCCTGGGCCGTAAATGGCCTGAGAGGGGTTTCCAAAGTGCTTGTTGAGTTCCGCTCGGATTTCGTGGTCGCATAGAAGCTTGCGGTTGAGGACATGGGAGTTGTCCAGTTCTGGATTAATCTGAGAGTTCTGGGAAAGGGAGTCCTGCACCGATCCCTGGACATGAGCTTCTTCTATACTCGTGGAGACGAAGGTCTGGAACTTGCCAACAGGACAAGACGAGGACAGGAACGCAACAGATGCTGGTTTCTCGCCTGTTGAAGTCATGGCACCAGTAGCCGGGTCCCCCTTTTTCGCACTTGCGGACCCCTGACAGTAGTCGTGGTCGCTGAAGCCACGCCCAGACGCCCGTTTGAGGTCGCCCCCAACACCGCGATGCTCCTCAAGTCCGTTCCCGGTCATTTGTCGAGTGTACGGTAGGACAGTGGAGGCTTTGCTTAGCTGGGCATAAAGCTCAGTCTGTTCAGGGCCCTTCCTGGTAGGGCCAGGGCCCAACTCTACCAGCCTTGCTCTTTTGCACGCCAAGGCCGAGGAGGAACATGAAGACAACTTGGTTTTGAGCGATGCTTTAAAAGGATTCTCTTGACTGGCTTTGTGTGGGGGCGTGGTTGGTGGTGTCAGACCTGGAGGAAGAGGATTGGAATGGATGTCAATCATCTAATACaaaaatttgatagatgggttagcacaagatatgatacaaataaaaaagtgcatctgttaacagtacatatgaaacataaacggaaaaaaagactaaagtattaacatactcatcattaaagtaaaaggtataaagtacaaagtaaagtaagtaaaggaatgtattaagaaatagtaaaatgccatttaaaaaaagatagaggggctgtaaaacaccaaaaaataaataagtgtggacacagctactgccactggcttccgtgtgacggcgccatcttgaggaAACAAAAATCCTAAAGCCTAGCAGGCCAGATGTGGGCctcgagccgtagtttgcccatccctgatcTAACAACAGTCCGCAAATACCACATGACTTGTCTTGATAATAAGACCTAAGATATGCTCTTGATTAAAACATGCACTTTCACTATGATTAATCCTGATCTCTATTTTATTACAATCTTGACAGATTAATGTAACGGTTGATGTGACTTAATACCATACCGCGGTAATACACTCGTCTCATCACCTCTACTTTCTTAGTGACCTTACAACGATCCCTTTTGGTTAGttatagaagaagaagaaaaaatacccCGGAGAAGACACTTATTGACCAAGCAAAAATGGTGGAAAAGCTTGAAAAAGAATACCCTGATCCAGGGGGGGTATTCTCGTTATACATGGAGGATGTATAACCCAAGCGTAAGGGGGCAAATGGATTGTCATTGCTCTCAGATGGCGTGTCCCGACTGTTCATGGCCTAGCGTCTATTCCGCCAACTCCGGTCAGATTTACAACCAGACAGATGGCAGTTATATGGGAAGTCCTGAGATGAGCCCACTTTATAGCATTGTTAATGCACTCGCACAAGCAGCCGTCGCCATTACTCTCACCCGTTCTTACCCTAcatattcttcttcttcccctccCAGAGAGTCAGGCGCTCCCTACAATTAGGTTCAGGAGTCTTCTTCTCCTACCTTGTAATGCACATCgacattgtttaatatctaagtactgtttaatatctaagtactgtttaatatctaagtagtgtttaatatccaaatactgtttaatatccaagtactgattaatatacaagtactgtttaatatctaagagagagagagtttaatatctaagtactgtttaatatccaagtactgtttaatatctaagagagagagtttaatatctaagtattgtttaatatctaagaactgtttaatatccaagtactgtttaatatccaagtactgtttaatatctatgagagaagtttaatatcgaagtattctttaatatccaagtactgtttaatatctatgagagaagtttaatatctaagtactgtttaatatccaagtactgtttaatatctaagtgagaagtttaatatccaagtactgtttaatatccaagtactgtttaatatctaagaatggtttaatatctaagtactgttaaatatctaagtactgtttaatatccaagtcctgtttaatatccaagtcctgtttaatatccaagtactgttttatatccaagtactgtttaatatccaagtactgttttatatccaagtactgtttaatatctaagagagaagtttaatatctaagtactgtttaatatctaagtcacATCTTAGCTCCAAATTGCACCAAATGATAGCTATTAGCATCAAACGTGGATATCGGTAAGCCATCCTAACCTGGTATTTTCCCTTCACTTTTCTCATGAAGTACTATGTACAAAGTAATGTAGAAGAACTTAAACTTGGGAACGCCATCTGCCCCAAAACAATGCACACGGAGGGTCATAAACTCCGAGCCATTAGCGGGTGTGTGCAAAAATAAATCAGAATTAGATAAATATGTCTGCCTCAGTTAAACTTTTGAGTGATGGATGTGGCATAGACTCAAACACTAATGGTGTCACTGCTGGAGGGAAAGCAATACAAGGTTTTTAATCGTCATCCatcaccaaaaaacaacaacgcggTCTTGCCGTAAGCTAAGCAATTCCTACTCTACCCTCATTGGCTGGGAAGTGGAGCTAAAACACTGCCAAGAGAGAATAAAACTTGGCATTAAACGATAGAATTAATAGAGACTTCGATCTACTCTGACCTATCTGGAAGGCATAACACTTACACCACCCACCCCGTTACCTCGTTGTAGTGATATGTTACTCTTACTCTTGTAAAAAGGACCAAGAAGCTTTCACTTTGGATTACCGGGATCTATATCCATCTGTCTCATTCAACACCAGCTAATCCCTAAATTGGAACAAGTGCGGGGGCTCAGTAACCTGGAGCTTTCCAAtccctaatttttttttttacggatcCCGAAAAGTCAGTTCAGAGACTTTAAAGGGCTACACGTTAATAGTCACTAGTTGTAAAACCAGAAGAAATATTAACCAGATCAGGAGTTGAGGGTTTAGACTTCGGTTTTAGCGTCCAAGTACTCAAAAGATGGTACAAGGTACACATACAAAGTGAACTATTTCACTTGTGGGTAAATGAATAGCTAAAAGGGGGCCATGACGACGTATGAGGTAAAAGGACACTGGGGTTAACCTTGGCGTAGCTGTAAAACCTAGCGATGCTAAAGGCTAGCATGGTACATTATACCATACATGTCAACCCCTGCCGATAACTGcctttataaatgattatgattccgtTTCTTGTTTCTTCATGCTTGCTTCCCACGATATTTactttatgtactgtattttcacgactataaggcgcacttaaaagtcttacattttctccaaaatagacagtgcgccttataatctagtgcgccttatatatggaccaaaactgaaaaccaaaaacgaaaaaccaccactatcACAgacaacacaaacacctgaactgaaacaatactgttaaatatgcagatcagccatcatagtttacaaaatcttccatcatatagctcctcccccactgcaagattttatacaaaaaaatccaaaacatcaacaatggctggctctagaggtgactgtgtagtgagtacttcatacctggaagtcaatagcaatttaccgtattttcacgactataaggtgcacttaaaagtcttacattttctccaaaatagacagtgtgccttataatacagtgcaccttataatacagtgtgccttatataaatattggcgattttaaaaaagcaataatAATTTTCCccatacaaaagtcggtgtacggcgtacatgatttgaaatggttaaaaaaacgtagaaaatacgtataaaacgtacaagttgacaagtATGGAATACATAAGGCTTTGGCTAGGGAAGGGGTCTTGAATATTGGAATGAAGGACACTCACCTGGGGTTCCAGAAATCTCCACACTCAATGTGCAATCAATGGTTTTGTTCTCAAACGGTGATCCCTTGAGGTCactggaagacaaaaaaagataaaggttTTGACGGTTTCTGgcgattttttggggaaaaaatgaactaaGACGTTGAAATGAACCACAAAAAATGCCTCCGATTTTGACTTTTGGTTGTCTCAATTGTCCttgtttgtctatttgtttttaAGGATAGGTGAAAACTAGTGTAAAGTTTTATACACTTACTTTGGAGACTCTGGGGTCAAAGGAAGTGGCAAGGTGGTTGGTTTGGCTGCAGAACACAGAGGAGCATGGGTAATTATTGATCTAGTTAGAACACTGTTAGCCGAAGAGAACAGGTCCGCATTCTGCAACAATTAATATCAAATTGGCTCAATAGATGCACTAAGATAAAAAACACCATCCCTGGTTAGAtccttatatatttttgggagaatttagATTTCTTTAGAGGGACCCCATTTTATCAATTTACTCTAATAGGATCGGATGTTCACTGTGAGGCAGGATGGAGGTAATGGCGGGTGGGTTGTGGGTTGCGGGTTTGTTTCCCGCAATGGAATAACCACACACAGACGATGCTAACAGACAAGAACACAAATGACGGTGGGTGAATCCCTTCCACGGATAAGTCATCATCACATGCACCAATAGCAGAGGAAAAGGTAGAAAGGAGAGTCAAAGAAGCTTGTGCAGTTGCCCGAGGCTTTTTAGCCGACATATTGGTGGCTTTAAAGGGGGCGGGGCGAAAGAACGGCGCCCAGACTCGGCAAAATAACTCAGCACACTCAGCTCAACCAACTGTCTGTATACAAAGACGGACATAACAACAAGACAAAAGGCCCGCCCCTTTTCCCCCAGCCCCggcgttttttttggtttcactCAATCGAGAAAGGGGGAGGAGTTAGCTTCGAATTAGATAGAGCAGTTAGTCGTGACGTCAAACCGGGGGGGAGTGGTTAAAGCAAGAGAGGGATAAGAAGGAGTAGAGATAAGGCCCAGTGGGCGAAGGGGGGGATGCAGTCATGATTACCTAACAACAGCTGGTCGTCTGGGTGCTCGCTGAGTGCCTGCCCGTACCCGTACGTGAAGCGGGCAGGGGTGGGGTCTGCATTGCTAGTATCTGGGAAGAGTGGGCTGGGCGGACCCTGTGAGGGCGCCATGCCGGGGCTGCCCGTGACATGGTTATCATCATAGACACCATTATCATCATCAGCAggattattaatgaacctatcaccatGGTTATGGTTAAGATCCGCCCCATAGACCCCCCATTCCGGCTCTAGTCCAAAACCAGAGTCAGTTAGATCCGAGGGGGTGACTCGGCTGGGTTTTGGCGCTTTGAAATGGCGCCCTTTCTGGGATGGTTGTAATTGACCGTGAGTGGCGGTTAAGGGGTTGAGAAGGTGGTCTCGGTAGCGGGCGGGTCTCTGTTTGGTTGTGAGTAGGCGGCTCAGTAAGGGGTGCCCTGGTTTTGAGTCCCTTTTCTTAATGGTCACCATGATATGGCGACGTGGAGCGCGAGTGGGCCGGCCACTCTTATTTGGAGTGGCGTTTAGAGCCTCTCGGCAATGCTCACAGCTGTGACTCGCCTCTCGGGGAGGGAGGGAATAAGAATGCATATACCTAATGAACCTAGCGGCAGCCAGGTGGTTCGTATCACCTGGCGGTTTTCCTTCTCCGCTGGTTTTAGGGTGTACGTGGCCGCAGTTGTTGTGGCTTCTGTGGCCGACAGAGACAGAAGCCGCATCCGAGTCCTCAACCCCGTCATCCTGAGCGCAATGCTGCCACTTCCCAGCCCTACTATAATCGTCTGCAGCCCGGCTCTCACCTCGCTGGTGATGCTGCTGTGGCGGCGTTGGCGTTGGCGGCGTTGGCGTTGGAACTGACGACTTCTTCTTAGAGGTGGTCGACGAACAAGAGGAGGATagtgaggagaaggaggaggtggACGACGAGGATGGTGAAGAAGAGGACGAGGAGGCGTTGAGGACCAAGCAGCTCTTGTCCCGGACACTGGGGGTGCTGTTCCAGCTACTCTTGACGTCGTTAGCTTTGGTGTGGAGCAGGATGTCATCAGTGGCTGTTAAGTACTTGAGCAACTCTGTGCAAGGCCGTCTTAGAGGGCGGAGCTGTTGGGTGGATACCCCTCTTGATTTGCCGTTCCAGGGGCTCTCCGTCTGTTTAAAAGAGGGGTATAAAGAGTTCAGGGTAAATGTTGAGGGTTTGAGTTAAAGAAAGCATTAAATTACTTCGGGAGTGAGGTCTATAAAATAAACaggagtaccgtatttttacgactataaggcacacttaaaagtcttgaattttctccaaaatagacagggagccttataatccagtgcgccttatatatggaccaaaacagaaaactaaaaaccaccactgtcggatattaaaaaaacacaaaggcctgaactgaaacaatactgttaaatatgcagatgccatcttagtttacaacatcttccatcataaagctcctcccccactgcaagattttatacaaaaaactccaaaacatcaacaatggctggctctagaggtgactgtgtagtgagtgagtacttcatacctggaagtcaatagcaattaccatattttcaccactataagacgcacttaaaagtccaaaattttctccaaaagagacagtgcaccttataaaacagtgcaccttataatacagtgcgccttatagtcgtgaaaatacggtaatacactGATGGGGCTCCAAATATCCAGCGTCAAAACGAGTTCACTGCAAAGTACGGCCAAACAAATATGACGCCATTTAATTTGCTTTCCCTTTGAAATGATCAGACGCGGACTCGCGGCGAGCCATGTTTGCACAGATTCCGTTTCCGCGTTGTGCCTTTCAGCGGCGCCTTTTGTGTAAGGCGGCGAAGGAGGATTTCCCCAAGGACGTAGCGTACAAACAGATCGCTCGGAGTGCCTTGCAATTAAGCTGATGACTTCACACCCACTGTTGCGTCCTAGTCACTTGGGTAGCTGCCATGTTTGAGCTACCCGGATTGTTCCTTTCAACCTACTTactatgtaccgtattttcaccactataaggcgcaccacattataaggcacaccctcaatgaatgacatttttccatatataaggcgcactgtattataaggcgccctgtctattttggagaatatttaagacttttaagtgcgccttatagttgtgaaaatatggtaattgctattgacttccaggtgtgaAGCACTGACTActctacagtcacctctagagccagccattgttgatgttttacatttttttgcatataatcttgcagtgggggaggagctatatgatggaagattttgtaaactaagatggcatctgcatatttaacagtattgtttcagttcgggcgtttttatttttttaatatccgacagtggtggtttttcattttcagttttttccatatataaggtgcactggattataaggcgcactgtctattttggagaaaatttaagactcttaagtgcgccttatagtcgtgaaaatacggtatgtactTTCTGGTGGGGCCACGTATCAAGGCAGATAATTGGCAGAGCTAACGAGAGAACAGCACCCCTGAAATCCCAACAGCGATCTGGCCCATTTTAAAGACCCCCTTCTTGTACCCCTGGGAAAACCGAAGCTAAAAGACAAGCGCCAAAACAAGCAAATTGGCTAACACGGAAGattaactaagaaaaaaatggatgtgggGTACCTTGACGCCGGCAGGTGGTGATCGGATTCGGTGGTTGCTACTGGCGGCATGGTTCTGCGCCTTGCCACCTGTGTATTGATTATATCCGAGCTGGGAATTGGCGGGCGCCAGAAGGAGCTTCTTCAACTGGACCGAAGCATTGCGGCgaggagaaagaaaaatggtTGAAAGTTAGCACGGATTAtgcaaatggacatttttttttcaattgctaCTGATTTGTCACCCCGTTTGAGCAGATGGGGGTGGCAAAAATAAGCCTGGGACAGGTTTGTATTCTCCAAGGGGAGCGAACAAACACACTGTAAAGCTGATTAGGAGAGTTAAATGAAGTATAAGTGAACATTTTAGCTTGAAAAGCCAGGAGAATTGCTCAGTGTGTAAAAATAAACCTACAATGTTAAACAGGGGCTTTTTGGCTGCCAAAAAATGAGAACTTTGGCACCAGGAGTGTTGGTGTGGGGGTGCAAGGCGGATTAACCCAAACCGAGGGGGAATACGGAGAAATAAATTTGGCTTTTATTGCGTACCAACTGTATTTGAATATATTAggacttaaaaaaacgacaaataGGAGTCCCCAATATGTCATGTTATGACCAAAATTATAGTACATAGTATGTTTGACTATTCTGAATAGAAATAATCATTCAGGGATGTTCAGGGGTTTTGTTATGCCCTGAATCAATGATCTTaatttgggtactttatttacaagttttGGTAGTATTAGAATAGGGTCTAGTcgggttctggttggtgtttttactcAGAAATAGTGTCTATTGTGTGGAGAGATgtgtttttgaatattttgtgtaaaaataatgatccaggatggttctggggctattttccatcataaatagtgtcaaaaacatgcatatttgcCATAAAAATTGTGATTGAGATTTAAAACCAGGTTCAGTcgggttctggttggtgcattaACCCGGGACTAGTGTCAAAAATTATGGtgtatgtatttttcactattctgtgtaaaaataatgatccaagatggttctggTGCTATTTccgaccataaatagtgtcaaaaacatgcatatttgcgataaaaaactAGTAGTTGTATATATACCAGGCCCAGTcgggttctggttggtgcataTACCCGGGACTGGTGTCCAAAATTTTGtgaatgtatatgtacatgtatttttcagtattctgtataaaaataatgatccaggatagttctagggctatttcctagcataaatagtgtcaaaaacatgcatatttgcacaaaaaacaatagtagttggatttgaaccaggcccatttgggttctggttggtgtatttacccggGACTGGTGTCAAAAATTATGGTATATGTATTTtacactattctgtataaaaataatgatccagggaTGTTCGAAAGTTTTGTTATACCCTAATCATTATCAGGGTTCGAACTGGGTGTCAATCGTCAGAGCGATCCCGGTTTACCATTGAGATAGAATGGAGAGAGACTTTACCAGGGAAGGTTCCTCGGGCTCGGGGGTACGAGGGGAGCCCGAGGGGGAGGAGGGGCAGCTCTGGTCACTGGCATTGGTCACGTCCCCATCTGCCAGAGCCTCAAACGAAGGCAAACCGTCCTCATCCACCGGGATGCTATCCAGGGTCTCTGTAAGCACTGCCAGCAAGTTGGCCTCATTTTCTTCATCTATCTTCTTAGCAGGCaggaaaagaaataataaaatggggTAGAGGGGTAGAGGGGTAGAggagggggggtaaaaaaaaacacaagacagacacatacacacacagagagacagggAAAATAGGACATTTTAGTCTGGAAGTTGGAAATCTTTTCCTGGTGGGTGGTTGCATGCAGTTATTGTTAATACACGGCACCCCCCGCGCCCCGCCTCACCCCATTTCTCTCAAGGAGTTGGCACTATTCTGGCAAAGAAATATTTCCCAGTCAAGCTTGTCAGTCATATTTTAAAGACGCAGCTTTGCTGGACCAAAAATAACATCTGCTTCTAGAAAGTCCTTAACGAGGATTCAAAGTAGTAAGTTTTGACGGATAGGTATGATTTGTTAGTTCTTTAaaagcttcagactactgagggactatGTGGTAACTTCAGTTTTAGGCTGGGGAAGGTCCAAACCTTGTGGAGTTGCATGTGAGTGGCTCCAGTTtgttaactaggtctacaatgtcttgtgtctgtttTTGCTACTACAACCAGGACATTTgctgaatatgggatgaaataaagttctaccCTAACCTATCTCACGCCACCTCAGAGAAAGGgtgactggatgtttggtcgccggtcttttggtcccttttggtcgccggtcaaatggtgacaactgttgaaaccagctctcaaaattatattccgggggagtttaatatttaagagagtagtttaatatctaagtactgtttgatatctaagtacgatttaataactaagtactgtttaatatctaagtactgtttaatatctaagtactgtttaatatctaggtactgtttaatatctaagagagaagtttaatatctcagtactgtttaatatataagtattgtttaatatctaagagagaagtttaatatctaagtactgtttaatatctaagtactgttgaaaccagctctcaaaagtatattcatgagagtttaatatctaaatatctactgttttcaacactacttaaatattaaacagtacttagatattaaacagtgcttagatattaaacagtacttagatattaaacactgcttagatattaaacagtacttagatattaaacagtacttagatattaaactctacttagatattaaacagtacttggatattatacagtacttagatattaaactccacttagatattaaatagtacttagatattaaatagtacttagacattaaactctacttagatattaaacagtacttagatattaaactctctctcatgaatctaattttgagagctggtttcaccagtaaactctctgtcaccatttgatcggcgaccaaaagggaccaaaggaccggcgaccaaacatccaagcaCCCAGAGAAAGACACCCgacaaacatccaatccattcgaACGGGAATGAATCTACACCGATCGTACGCCACATGACTGGAAGTCTCTCAGCACATAAAATTATTGTCTGGAGTTTCTCCAGAAGCTGAAAAGTATGATTATGCTCCCCCCTTTGACAAACCGTCAACCGTCCGCCACTAGTTATTTTCATGTCCTCCCACCTCCGCTTCAATTTTCATTTCTAGATGACACGGATGCGTCGGATGTTCAGTTAGCTCGCTAACAGTGAGGAAAATGTTAATGTGATGTTCAGTGAGTCGATGGTCTCCCTAACAACATGAGTACTCTGTCATTATTAGAAAATGATGAAGGGGACATATTTCATCGAGATAACGCCATGTAGACGGGGGCCATGCCACACAGGCGAGTAAAACGCCTGGCAGGAAATTGCTCTGTATGAGGTGTCATGCTGTTTAATTACTTGTAAGGAGCTTTAAATCCAACGCGATGGAACGTAGGACAACCCTTTTTTTATACACTCTCTGGATTCAGAAACGTGACTCTTTCAACCTCAAGCCAAGAATCGTGAGGCAGATTAAGGGTGTTTTTTTCGCACCTGTTCGGGTTTCATAACAAAAGGAATATGTAAATGGGACTTGAGGATCAGATTTGGGGCTAGATGTGTTAAGGTAATTTTGTTTTCAGGGGATTCTCTGGCTTTGAAACGG
It contains:
- the ppargc1a gene encoding peroxisome proliferator-activated receptor gamma coactivator 1-alpha isoform X3, whose amino-acid sequence is MDKNLVFASQCAALVGEDQPLCPDLPELDLSELDVSDLDADGFLGGLKWYSDQSEIISAQYGNEACNLFEKIDEENEANLLAVLTETLDSIPVDEDGLPSFEALADGDVTNASDQSCPSSPSGSPRTPEPEEPSLLKKLLLAPANSQLGYNQYTGGKAQNHAASSNHRIRSPPAGVKTESPWNGKSRGVSTQQLRPLRRPCTELLKYLTATDDILLHTKANDVKSSWNSTPSVRDKSCLVLNASSSSSSPSSSSTSSFSSLSSSCSSTTSKKKSSVPTPTPPTPTPPQQHHQRGESRAADDYSRAGKWQHCAQDDGVEDSDAASVSVGHRSHNNCGHVHPKTSGEGKPPGDTNHLAAARFISDLKGSPFENKTIDCTLSVEISGTPGLTPPTTPPHKASQENPFKASLKTKLSSCSSSALACKRARLVELGPGPTRKGPEQTELYAQLSKASTVLPYTRQMTGNGLEEHRGVGGDLKRASGRGFSDHDYCQGSASAKKGDPATGAMTSTGEKPASVAFLSSSCPVGKFQTFVSTSIEEAHVQGSVQDSLSQNSQINPELDNSHVLNRKLLCDHEIRAELNKHFGNPSQAIYGPGDKEPGKKPNKVAPPPSLEEEEADSRRLPGSGYLHSGLLSLHDELELGEGRQSRFLYPWEGTPLDLLFDCPPCSPSCSPPLSCSPSRGSVSPPSSLRLSPGGSFRWSGDRSRSRSGSRSSSSGYRRRSLSSSPDRRPSSWCCHSSESSALRSRSHKSPPSQSPLSRRPRYDSYEEYQHERLKREEYRQDCERRDFERAELRNRQRQKATEERRVVYVGRLRSDCTRTELKRRFQVFGQVEECVVKLRDDGDNFGFITYRYAYDALAALDNGHTLRQLNEPRFELRLGGEKQFCKSQYTDLDSHSDDFDPASTKSKYDCLDFDSLLKEAQRSLRR
- the ppargc1a gene encoding peroxisome proliferator-activated receptor gamma coactivator 1-alpha isoform X4, encoding MATPPQRTSLCAALVGEDQPLCPDLPELDLSELDVSDLDADGFLGGLKWYSDQSEIISAQYGNEACNLFEKIDEENEANLLAVLTETLDSIPVDEDGLPSFEALADGDVTNASDQSCPSSPSGSPRTPEPEEPSLLKKLLLAPANSQLGYNQYTGGKAQNHAASSNHRIRSPPAGVKTESPWNGKSRGVSTQQLRPLRRPCTELLKYLTATDDILLHTKANDVKSSWNSTPSVRDKSCLVLNASSSSSSPSSSSTSSFSSLSSSCSSTTSKKKSSVPTPTPPTPTPPQQHHQRGESRAADDYSRAGKWQHCAQDDGVEDSDAASVSVGHRSHNNCGHVHPKTSGEGKPPGDTNHLAAARFISDLKGSPFENKTIDCTLSVEISGTPGLTPPTTPPHKASQENPFKASLKTKLSSCSSSALACKRARLVELGPGPTRKGPEQTELYAQLSKASTVLPYTRQMTGNGLEEHRGVGGDLKRASGRGFSDHDYCQGSASAKKGDPATGAMTSTGEKPASVAFLSSSCPVGKFQTFVSTSIEEAHVQGSVQDSLSQNSQINPELDNSHVLNRKLLCDHEIRAELNKHFGNPSQAIYGPGDKEPGKKPNKVAPPPSLEEEEADSRRLPGSGYLHSGLLSLHDELELGEGRQSRFLYPWEGTPLDLLFDCPPCSPSCSPPLSCSPSRGSVSPPSSLRLSPGGSFRWSGDRSRSRSGSRSSSSGYRRRSLSSSPDRRPSSWCCHSSESSALRSRSHKSPPSQSPLSRRPRYDSYEEYQHERLKREEYRQDCERRDFERAELRNRQRQKATEERRVVYVGRLRSDCTRTELKRRFQVFGQVEECVVKLRDDGDNFGFITYRYAYDALAALDNGHTLRQLNEPRFELRLGGEKQFCKSQYTDLDSHSDDFDPASTKSKYDCLDFDSLLKEAQRSLRR
- the ppargc1a gene encoding peroxisome proliferator-activated receptor gamma coactivator 1-alpha isoform X7 produces the protein MAWDRCNQDLVWREIECAALVGEDQPLCPDLPELDLSELDVSDLDADGFLGGLKWYSDQSEIISAQYGNEACNLFEKIDEENEANLLAVLTETLDSIPVDEDGLPSFEALADGDVTNASDQSCPSSPSGSPRTPEPEEPSLLKKLLLAPANSQLGYNQYTGGKAQNHAASSNHRIRSPPAGVKTESPWNGKSRGVSTQQLRPLRRPCTELLKYLTATDDILLHTKANDVKSSWNSTPSVRDKSCLVLNASSSSSSPSSSSTSSFSSLSSSCSSTTSKKKSSVPTPTPPTPTPPQQHHQRGESRAADDYSRAGKWQHCAQDDGVEDSDAASVSVGHRSHNNCGHVHPKTSGEGKPPGDTNHLAAARFIRYMHSYSLPPREASHSCEHCREALNATPNKSGRPTRAPRRHIMVTIKKRDSKPGHPLLSRLLTTKQRPARYRDHLLNPLTATHGQLQPSQKGRHFKAPKPSRVTPSDLTDSGFGLEPEWGVYGADLNHNHGDRFINNPADDDNGVYDDNHVTGSPGMAPSQGPPSPLFPDTSNADPTPARFTYGYGQALSEHPDDQLLLAKPTTLPLPLTPESPNDLKGSPFENKTIDCTLSVEISGTPGLTPPTTPPHKASQENPFKASLKTKLSSCSSSALACKRARLVELGPGPTRKGPEQTELYAQLSKASTVLPYTRQMTGNGLEEHRGVGGDLKRASGRGFSDHDYCQGSASAKKGDPATGAMTSTGEKPASVAFLSSSCPVGKFQTFVSTSIEEAHVQGSVQDSLSQNSQINPELDNSHVLNRKLLCDHEIRAELNKHFGNPSQAIYGPGDKEPGKKPNKVAPPPSLEEEEADSRRLPGSGYLHSGLLSLHDELELGEGRQSRFLYPWEGTPLDLLFDCPPCSPSCSPPLSCSPSRGSVSPPSSLRLSPGGSFRWSGDRSRSRSGSRSSSSGYRRRSLSSSPDRRPSSWCCHSSESSALRSRSHKSPPSQSPLSRRPRYDSYEEYQHERLKREEYRQDCERRDFERAELRNRQRQKATEERRVVYVGRLRSDCTRTELKRRFQVFGQVEECVVKLRDDGDNFGFITYRYAYDALAALDNGHTLRQLNEPRFELRLGGEKQFCKSQYTDLDSHSDDFDPASTKSKYDCLDFDSLLKEAQRSLRR